In Mastacembelus armatus chromosome 4, fMasArm1.2, whole genome shotgun sequence, the following are encoded in one genomic region:
- the nipa1 gene encoding magnesium transporter NIPA1 isoform X1 translates to MAFESASSGISFPVAGIAIAVISSFINGSTFVLQKKGILRSRDRGGSYLRDVVWWSGTGSMIIGQFGNFLAYNVAPAVIVTPLGALGVLFGAVLASWVLKEHLNILGKLGCLLCCCGSVVLIIHAPKAEAVMSRLELEERLSDPVFVIYSLLVVLLLITLIVWIAPAHGTSNIMVYVAICSLLGSFTVPSSKGLGLVAQDVFSEMPSSSRALALFLGLLGTLSVSVLIQFFFINKALESFSSNMFEAMYYVTFTSTVILASALLFKEWTALTLTDSLAMLCGLTTVCVGVILLRISQEALITWKKKESQEKID, encoded by the exons ATGGCGTTTGAGTCGGCATCAAGTGGTATTTCGTTTCCAGTTGCTGGAATAGCGATAGCTGTAATATCAAGTTTCATCAACGGGTCGACATTTGTTCTCCAGAAGAAGGGAATATTACGTTCCCGGGACAGAG GAGGCTCGTACCTCAGGGATGTGGTGTGGTGGAGCGGCACAGGGTCCA TGATTATTGGTCAGTTTGGGAATTTCCTGGCGTACAACGTGGCCCCTGCTGTGATAGTTACACCACTAGGAGCCCTTGGAGTGCTATTTGG GGCTGTGCTGGCTTCTTGGGTCTTGAAGGAGCATTTAAATATCCTGGGGAAGCTTGGCTGTCTCTTATGTTGCTGTGGGTCTGTTGTGCTCATCATTCATGCCCCTAAAGCTGAGGCTGTAATGTCCAGGCTGGAGCTAGAGGAGAGGCTATCAGACCCAG TGTTTGTAATATATTCTCTCCTTGTGgtcctgctgctcatcacccTAATTGTGTGGATTGCTCCAGCTCACGGCACATCAAATATTATGGTGTATGTTGCCATATGTTCCCTACTGGGAAGCTTCACTGTTCCAAGCAGTAAAGGACTTGGACTGGTAGCCCAAGACGTCTTCAGTGAGATGCCGTCGAGCAGCAGAGCTCTGGCTCTCTTCCTGGGCTTGCTGGGGACGCTATCTGTCAGCGTCCTAATACAGTTCTTCTTCATCAACAAGGCCTTGGAGAGTTTCAGCTCCAACATGTTTGAAGCCATGTACTATGTGACATTCACATCCACCGTCATTCTTGCTTCTGCTCTACTTTTCAAGGAGTGGACTGCGCTAACTTTAACAGACAGCCTCGCCATGCTCTGCGGTTTAACAACAGTGTGTGTCGGGGTCATTTTACTCCGCATTTCCCAGGAGGCTTTGATTACTTGGAAGAAGAAGGAGTCACAGGAAAAGATAGACTAA
- the nipa2 gene encoding magnesium transporter NIPA2 isoform X1, whose amino-acid sequence MESSQTFNHGAPVCSVTCGDGVLADQNCTFAQHLHCLVLNVTDLTNTTSLTMGQDRGKYDFYIGLGLAISSSIFIGGSFILKKKGLLRLARKGSMRAGQGGHAYLKEWLWWAGLLSMGAGEAANFAAYAFAPATLVTPLGALSVLVSAVLSSYFLTERLNLHGKLGCLLSILGSTTMVIHAPQEEEISSLEHMARKLVDPGFFVFATIVIIVALIFIFVLGPRHGQTNILVYITICSVIGALSVSCVKGLGIAIKEAIAGKNVVRNPLAWILLLALIACVSTQINYLNKALDIFNTSLVTPIYYVFFTTSVLTCSAILFKEWEHMGTDDVIGTLSGFLTIIVGIFLLHAFKDINVSLATLAVSMRKEDRALTAANGMASHSTYELLHNESTEDMEDREMGLPFDSVSRRNGAMASSLDH is encoded by the exons ATGGAGTCTTCTCAAACATTCAATCACGGGGCTCCCGTTTGTAGTGTCACCTGTGGAGACG GGGTCTTGGCTGACCAGAACTGTACCTTTGCTCAGCATCTGCACTGTTTGGTCTTAAATGTGACAGACCTCACCAACACAACCAGCCTCACTATGGGTCAGGACAGGGGGAAGTATGATTTTTACATTGGTCTGGGATTGGCCATCAGTTCCAGCATCTTCATCGGAGGAAGCTTTATCCTCAAGAAGAAAGGACTTCTGAGGCTGGCAAGAAAGGGATCGATGCGGGCAG GTCAGGGAGGCCATGCGTATCTAAAAGAATGGCTATGGTGGGCTGGTTTACTGTCAA TGGGGGCTGGCGAAGCAGCCAATTTTGCAGCATACGCCTTTGCTCCTGCAACTCTAGTCACCCCACTGGGAGCTCTCAGTGTGCTTGTCAG CGCGGTGCTGTCATCGTACTTCCTGACAGAGCGGTTAAACCTGCATGGGAAGCTGGGCTGCCTGCTCAGTATCCTGGGCTCTACCACCATGGTGATTCACGCACCACAGGAAGAAGAGATCAGCAGCCTTGAGCACATGGCCAGGAAACTGGTTGACCCAG ggtTTTTTGTCTTTGCCACTATCGTCATCATCGTGGCCCTTatctttatatttgttttggGTCCACGCCACGGTCAGACCAACATTCTTGTCTACATCACTATTTGTTCAGTAATCGGGGCACTATCAGTGTCCTGTGTCAAAGGACTGGGCATCGCCATCAAGGAAGCAATCGCTGGGAAAAACGTGGTGAGAAACCCACTGGCATGGATCCTGCTTCTGGCTCTCATTGCCTGTGTGAGCACACAGATCAACTACTTGAACAAGGCTCTGGATATATTCAACACCTCCCTGGTGACTCCCATCTACTACGTGTTCTTCACCACATCTGTGCTCACTTGCTCTGCCATTCTGTTTAAGGAGTGGGAGCACATGGGCACAGACGACGTGATCGGTACCCTCAGTGGCTTCCTCACAATCATTGTGGGTATCTTCTTGCTCCACGCCTTCAAAGACATTAATGTTAGCTTGGCTACCCTTGCTGTGTCCATGAGGAAGGAAGACCGCGCCCTTACTGCGGCCAATGGCATGGCTTCCCACAGCACCTATGAACTGCTGCATAACGAGTCCACTGAGGACATGGAGGACAGAGAAATGGGCTTGCCTTTTGATAGTGTCTCTAGAAGAAATGGAGCGATGGCTTCCTCGCTGGATCATtaa
- the nipa2 gene encoding magnesium transporter NIPA2 isoform X2, producing the protein MGQDRGKYDFYIGLGLAISSSIFIGGSFILKKKGLLRLARKGSMRAGQGGHAYLKEWLWWAGLLSMGAGEAANFAAYAFAPATLVTPLGALSVLVSAVLSSYFLTERLNLHGKLGCLLSILGSTTMVIHAPQEEEISSLEHMARKLVDPGFFVFATIVIIVALIFIFVLGPRHGQTNILVYITICSVIGALSVSCVKGLGIAIKEAIAGKNVVRNPLAWILLLALIACVSTQINYLNKALDIFNTSLVTPIYYVFFTTSVLTCSAILFKEWEHMGTDDVIGTLSGFLTIIVGIFLLHAFKDINVSLATLAVSMRKEDRALTAANGMASHSTYELLHNESTEDMEDREMGLPFDSVSRRNGAMASSLDH; encoded by the exons ATGGGTCAGGACAGGGGGAAGTATGATTTTTACATTGGTCTGGGATTGGCCATCAGTTCCAGCATCTTCATCGGAGGAAGCTTTATCCTCAAGAAGAAAGGACTTCTGAGGCTGGCAAGAAAGGGATCGATGCGGGCAG GTCAGGGAGGCCATGCGTATCTAAAAGAATGGCTATGGTGGGCTGGTTTACTGTCAA TGGGGGCTGGCGAAGCAGCCAATTTTGCAGCATACGCCTTTGCTCCTGCAACTCTAGTCACCCCACTGGGAGCTCTCAGTGTGCTTGTCAG CGCGGTGCTGTCATCGTACTTCCTGACAGAGCGGTTAAACCTGCATGGGAAGCTGGGCTGCCTGCTCAGTATCCTGGGCTCTACCACCATGGTGATTCACGCACCACAGGAAGAAGAGATCAGCAGCCTTGAGCACATGGCCAGGAAACTGGTTGACCCAG ggtTTTTTGTCTTTGCCACTATCGTCATCATCGTGGCCCTTatctttatatttgttttggGTCCACGCCACGGTCAGACCAACATTCTTGTCTACATCACTATTTGTTCAGTAATCGGGGCACTATCAGTGTCCTGTGTCAAAGGACTGGGCATCGCCATCAAGGAAGCAATCGCTGGGAAAAACGTGGTGAGAAACCCACTGGCATGGATCCTGCTTCTGGCTCTCATTGCCTGTGTGAGCACACAGATCAACTACTTGAACAAGGCTCTGGATATATTCAACACCTCCCTGGTGACTCCCATCTACTACGTGTTCTTCACCACATCTGTGCTCACTTGCTCTGCCATTCTGTTTAAGGAGTGGGAGCACATGGGCACAGACGACGTGATCGGTACCCTCAGTGGCTTCCTCACAATCATTGTGGGTATCTTCTTGCTCCACGCCTTCAAAGACATTAATGTTAGCTTGGCTACCCTTGCTGTGTCCATGAGGAAGGAAGACCGCGCCCTTACTGCGGCCAATGGCATGGCTTCCCACAGCACCTATGAACTGCTGCATAACGAGTCCACTGAGGACATGGAGGACAGAGAAATGGGCTTGCCTTTTGATAGTGTCTCTAGAAGAAATGGAGCGATGGCTTCCTCGCTGGATCATtaa
- the nipa1 gene encoding magnesium transporter NIPA1 isoform X2, translated as MTLVIIGQFGNFLAYNVAPAVIVTPLGALGVLFGAVLASWVLKEHLNILGKLGCLLCCCGSVVLIIHAPKAEAVMSRLELEERLSDPVFVIYSLLVVLLLITLIVWIAPAHGTSNIMVYVAICSLLGSFTVPSSKGLGLVAQDVFSEMPSSSRALALFLGLLGTLSVSVLIQFFFINKALESFSSNMFEAMYYVTFTSTVILASALLFKEWTALTLTDSLAMLCGLTTVCVGVILLRISQEALITWKKKESQEKID; from the exons ATGACATTAGTGATTATTGGTCAGTTTGGGAATTTCCTGGCGTACAACGTGGCCCCTGCTGTGATAGTTACACCACTAGGAGCCCTTGGAGTGCTATTTGG GGCTGTGCTGGCTTCTTGGGTCTTGAAGGAGCATTTAAATATCCTGGGGAAGCTTGGCTGTCTCTTATGTTGCTGTGGGTCTGTTGTGCTCATCATTCATGCCCCTAAAGCTGAGGCTGTAATGTCCAGGCTGGAGCTAGAGGAGAGGCTATCAGACCCAG TGTTTGTAATATATTCTCTCCTTGTGgtcctgctgctcatcacccTAATTGTGTGGATTGCTCCAGCTCACGGCACATCAAATATTATGGTGTATGTTGCCATATGTTCCCTACTGGGAAGCTTCACTGTTCCAAGCAGTAAAGGACTTGGACTGGTAGCCCAAGACGTCTTCAGTGAGATGCCGTCGAGCAGCAGAGCTCTGGCTCTCTTCCTGGGCTTGCTGGGGACGCTATCTGTCAGCGTCCTAATACAGTTCTTCTTCATCAACAAGGCCTTGGAGAGTTTCAGCTCCAACATGTTTGAAGCCATGTACTATGTGACATTCACATCCACCGTCATTCTTGCTTCTGCTCTACTTTTCAAGGAGTGGACTGCGCTAACTTTAACAGACAGCCTCGCCATGCTCTGCGGTTTAACAACAGTGTGTGTCGGGGTCATTTTACTCCGCATTTCCCAGGAGGCTTTGATTACTTGGAAGAAGAAGGAGTCACAGGAAAAGATAGACTAA